The Leguminivora glycinivorella isolate SPB_JAAS2020 chromosome 1, LegGlyc_1.1, whole genome shotgun sequence genome includes a region encoding these proteins:
- the LOC125233229 gene encoding RNA polymerase II degradation factor 1-like isoform X3, which translates to MATNGESATTEVTKQVKVVKKQVKKERKVEESTTNAEEQNGNQNSDAEAELTVKLPAKKSGTKVETRVEVSKKSLPDGSIEEITKTITKTTTDGKTSIKTKTETRIIPKEEHSEEEVEEEAEEEAEEEVEERKPAVVKENGHKEVTVNKTESTVTTTTKKVVEVQSNDQEEEEEEEEEEVVEPVKETKVVVKTAEKVQLKQEAVKQEEEDEEEEDVTEEEVVVAKTPVSAPEVKSEPKQEEQEEDEEEEEEEEAVVVKKPEPTESKQVEVTKKTEEEEEEEAEEEEEYEEAEEDVKADAKKPAPKPEPEPESKPKEEDEESEYTEEEIESEPEEAPKPTPVEKQEPKPEPQPEPKEEKPEPKEVKPEEPAQAAPQPERKVPLREPSIPLEKVEDVEIKPIGEAQTVSRTHTENTEIIKNTTAPAGSLSTQTEYNRVENIVTVNRTTKTLDKAYEQITQSGPPTMKTYFAPNRDRVSISPSKPYQPTYTPEPPKTERRHSLLLERLSTERQMPGSEIYQNNYNSQYSNQSINQSYDQQNRWAQEPQSEVVNVSNVKPSKISNSQWYQQNRSENVLYNNVTPTSAPPASQLWSQQQPQPQPQPQHQPQPQYQPSYTQSTQDYSKVSNTYQQSSYPSYTPQPSNWGNNNLSSVDTVPTINVQPNQSYSSYDTQNYQKSSQQYSSSYVPPPWEQDPNYVAPATASFYQPRADAPQPPPATSTFSPNTHPGWTPAKSKFSKPPPKAYVPPAPNQSFVKNVNVTEPPPQPGRKTYYSEYERRYITVPESNYVPGESKYQAQPDPSPQYYYDNNDQPAEPVEPQWRKELREFTEKTSQTQYQTQQTSVNPPWESEPNYAKPATPSAKFTSTPSWSQTLRPQSWRERSFESELVSESQEWAKSNTLGRNRPVSSYVKSAEAPAPERARGVSVDRFNPNSYSGPILSEHQPVQGQTLTPANAPHSKGYHNPNVPAYHARASAEPREQHYHHPRTYGLDSRASPLQSRSFKYLQWITGTEE; encoded by the exons AAACAAGTGAAAGTGGTCAAAAAGCAAGTGAAAAAGGAAAGAAAAGTTGAAGAGTCAACAACTAATGCTGAAGAACAAAATGGAAATCAAAATAGTGATGCCGAGGCAGAGTTGACCGTTAAGTTGCCGGCAAAAAAATCAGGCACCAAAGTTGAAACAAGAGTTGAAGTTTCGAAAAAAAGTTTACCAGATGGCTCAATAGAAGAAATAACTAAAACAATTACCAAAACTACTACAGATGGCAAGACATCCATCAAAACTAAAACCGAAACTAGaattattcctaaagaagaacATTCTGAGGAAGAAGTTGAAGAAGAGGCGGAAGAAGAAGCGGAAGAAGAAGTAGAAGAAAGGAAACCTGCTGTTGTCAAAGAAAATGGTCACAAAGAAGTTACTGTTAACAAAACAGAAAGCACAGTAACTACAACAACGAAAAAAGTAGTAGAAGTGCAATCCAATGACCAGGAAGAGGAGGAAGAAGAGGAAGAGGAGGAAGTCGTTGAACCTGTTAAAGAGACTAAAGTGGTTGTGAAAACGGCTGAAAAAGTTCAACTAAAACAAGAAGCGGTCaaacaagaagaagaagatgaagaagaagaagacgtGACAGAAGAAGAAGTTGTTGTCGCAAAGACACCAGTTTCAGCTCCCGAAGTAAAATCCGAACCTAAGCAGGAAGAACAAGAAGAGGACGAGGAagaggaggaagaagaagaggcGGTTGTTGTAAAAAAACCTGAACCCACAGAAAGCAAACAAGTAGAAGTTACAAAGAAAACAGAAgaagaggaagaagaagaagcagAGGAAGAGGAAGAATATGAAGAAGCCGAGGAAGATGTAAAAGCAGATGCTAAGAAACCGGCACCAAAACCGGAGCCGGAACCAGAATCTAAGCCTAAAGAAGAAGATGAAGAATCTGAATATACAGAAGAAGAAATAGAATCAGAGCCAGAGGAGGCACCTAAACCAACTCCAGTTGAAAAACAAGAACCTAAACCTGAACCACAACCAGAGCCCAAAGAAGAAAAGCCAGAACCTAAAGAAGTAAAACCCGAGGAACCAGCTCAGGCCGCACCGCAACCAGAGCGAAAAGTGCCACTGAGGGAACCATCAATCCCGCTTGAAAAGGTGGAAGATGTCGAAATTAAACCAATAGGTGAGGCACAAACAGTGTCAAGAACTCACACTGAAAATACCGAAATTATCAAAAACACTACAGCACCTGCTGGTTCATTGAGTACtcaaacagaatataatagaGTTGAAAATATTGTCACCGTCAACCGCACAACTAAGACGTTAGACAAAGCTTATGAACAAATAACCCAATCCGGGCCTCCCACAATGAAAACTTACTTTGCGCCCAATCGTGACCGAGTTTCTATTTCTCCGTCGAAACCTTACCAACCCACCTACACTCCTGAACCACCGAAAACAGAGAGACGACACAGCTTGCTGTTAGAAAGGCTAAGCACAGAACGCCAGATGCCAGGCTCAGAAATATATCAAAACAACTACAACAGCCAGTATAGCAATCAATCGATCAATCAATCTTATGACCAACAAAACAGGTGGGCTCAAGAACCTCAATCGGAAGTTGTCAATGTCAGCAATGTTAAACCGAGTAAAATCTCCAATTCACAGTGGTACCAGCAGAACAGAAGTGAGAATGTTCTCTATAATAATGTGACGCCCACCTCTGCCCCTCCCGCCAGCCAGCTGTGGAGCCAGCAGCAACCTCAGCCTCAGCCTCAGCCCCAGCATCAGCCTCAGCCACAATACCAGCCCTCTTACACTCAAAGTACCCAAGACTACTCCAAAGTGTCAAACACTTACCAACAAAGCAGTTATCCGTCCTACACACCTCAGCCATCAAACTGGGGCAATAACAACCTTAGCTCCGTTGATACTGTCCCAACAATAAACGTTCAACCGAATCAATCATACTCATCGTACGATACTCAAAACTACCAGAAGTCTTCACAGCAGTATTCTTCTTCATACGTCCCTCCTCCATGGGAACAGGACCCCAATTACGTAGCTCCTGCTACGGCGAGCTTCTACCAGCCGAGAGCAGATGCGCCGCAACCACCGCCCGCAACAAGCACGTTTAGCCCCAACACACATCCGGGATGGACACCGGCTAAATCCAAATTCTCCAAGCCCCCTCCTAAAGCCTACGTGCCACCGGCGCCAAATCAGTCGTTTGTTAAAAACGTAAATGTCACAGAACCTCCTCCACAACCCGGCCGCAAAACGTATTATAGCGAATATGAAAGACGTTACATCACCGTTCCAGAATCTAACTACGTACCCGGCGAGAGTAAATACCAAGCTCAACCCGACCCGTCTCCACAGTATTATTACGATAACAACGATCAGCCGGCCGAGCCGGTGGAGCCGCAGTGGCGCAAGGAGCTCAGAGAATTTACAGAGAAGACTTCTCAGACTCAATACCAGACGCAGCAAACGTCCGTGAACCCGCCGTGGGAATCCGAGCCCAACTACGCCAAGCCCGCTACCCCGAGCGCGAAGTTTACGTCGACGCCATCCTGGAGCCAGACCCTTCGGCCGCAGTCGTGGCGCGAAAGGAGTTTCGAATCTGAATTGGTATCTGAATCTCAGGAATGGGCAAAGAGCAATACTTTGGGTAGAAACAGGCCAGTGAGTTCGTACGTGAAGAGCGCGGAGGCGCCGGCGCCGGAGAGGGCGCGCGGCGTGTCGGTGGACCGCTTCAACCCCAACAGCTACAGCGGGCCGATCCTGTCCGAGCACCAGCCCGTGCAGGGCCAGACCCTCACGCCGGCCAACGCTCCCCACTCCAAGGGTTACCACAACCCCAATGTGCCTGCTTACCACGCACGTGCCTCAGCTGAACCTAG AGAGCAGCACTACCACCACCCCCGCACCTACGGCCTGGACTCCCGCGCCAGCCCGCTACAGTCGCGCTCCTTCAAATACCTGCAGTGGATCACGGGCACCGAGGAATAG
- the LOC125233229 gene encoding titin-like isoform X2: MNPPSALHGAMGQERKPFSYLPGGLDLSQIKSERMAQRLMRNAMNQGVPEVPVNQIQSPPTPSTPVAVPNFSCLPVQVLPAGFTLPANPKSLLRSRSNPSRESQKAPQAPQFMNPQPVPQVQNNINKTAPQLSQTNTFNNRPVSMFDYGYSPNNSTARTSYGSDGYTAPALPEICFEAEYFTTTPNLPHKTEENNNFSQPLQSQLTMKLNDPIKETKIQPKENLLDSNANVTCEYLGDKNVPSNKNEEYCKTPMLPEISNATDLSIEPISLDTSVTARSPLTINSENTSQTKTLENMFDDKDENNESDVIVQVPDNEVTIKVYDSLETKPVADLSDISDDQKQVKVVKKQVKKERKVEESTTNAEEQNGNQNSDAEAELTVKLPAKKSGTKVETRVEVSKKSLPDGSIEEITKTITKTTTDGKTSIKTKTETRIIPKEEHSEEEVEEEAEEEAEEEVEERKPAVVKENGHKEVTVNKTESTVTTTTKKVVEVQSNDQEEEEEEEEEEVVEPVKETKVVVKTAEKVQLKQEAVKQEEEDEEEEDVTEEEVVVAKTPVSAPEVKSEPKQEEQEEDEEEEEEEEAVVVKKPEPTESKQVEVTKKTEEEEEEEAEEEEEYEEAEEDVKADAKKPAPKPEPEPESKPKEEDEESEYTEEEIESEPEEAPKPTPVEKQEPKPEPQPEPKEEKPEPKEVKPEEPAQAAPQPERKVPLREPSIPLEKVEDVEIKPIGEAQTVSRTHTENTEIIKNTTAPAGSLSTQTEYNRVENIVTVNRTTKTLDKAYEQITQSGPPTMKTYFAPNRDRVSISPSKPYQPTYTPEPPKTERRHSLLLERLSTERQMPGSEIYQNNYNSQYSNQSINQSYDQQNRWAQEPQSEVVNVSNVKPSKISNSQWYQQNRSENVLYNNVTPTSAPPASQLWSQQQPQPQPQPQHQPQPQYQPSYTQSTQDYSKVSNTYQQSSYPSYTPQPSNWGNNNLSSVDTVPTINVQPNQSYSSYDTQNYQKSSQQYSSSYVPPPWEQDPNYVAPATASFYQPRADAPQPPPATSTFSPNTHPGWTPAKSKFSKPPPKAYVPPAPNQSFVKNVNVTEPPPQPGRKTYYSEYERRYITVPESNYVPGESKYQAQPDPSPQYYYDNNDQPAEPVEPQWRKELREFTEKTSQTQYQTQQTSVNPPWESEPNYAKPATPSAKFTSTPSWSQTLRPQSWRERSFESELVSESQEWAKSNTLGRNRPVSSYVKSAEAPAPERARGVSVDRFNPNSYSGPILSEHQPVQGQTLTPANAPHSKGYHNPNVPAYHARASAEPREQHYHHPRTYGLDSRASPLQSRSFKYLQWITGTEE, translated from the exons ATGAATCCGCCGTCGGCGTTGCACGGCGCGATGGGCCAGGAGAGAAAGCCTTTCTCTTACCTGCCGGGAGGCCTGGACCTCTCGCAGATCAAATCCGAGCGTATGGCGCAGAGGTTGATGAGGAACGCCATGAACCAGGGTGTTCCCGAAGTGCCGGTCAATCAGATACAGTCGCCGCCGACTCCGTCCACTCCAGTGGCTGTACCGAACTTCAGTTGCTTGCCGGTTCAAGTGTTGCCAGCCGGCTTTACGTTGCCGGCCAACCCTAAATCTCTACTGAGGTCGAGAAGTAACCCCAGCCGCGAATCTCAAAAAGCGCCACAGGCGCCGCAGTTCATGAACCCACAACCCGTACCGCAAGTTCAGAACAACATAAACAAAACTGCGCCGCAGCTTTCCCAAACAAACACATTCAACAACAGACCTGTATCGATGTTTGACTATGGTTATTCGCCAAATAATAGCACAGCGAGAACGAGCTACGGCAGTGATGGGTATACGGCGCCAGCATTGCCAGAAATCTGTTTTGAGGCGGAATATTTTACTACAACACCTAATTTGCCTCATAAAACTGAGGAAAATAACAACTTTTCGCAACCCTTACAGTCTCAACTAACTATGAAATTAAATGACCCGATAAAGGAAACGAAAATTCAACCCAAAGAAAACTTACTGGATTCAAATGCTAATGTTACATGTGAATATCTCGGAGATAAAAACGTACCTTCAAATAAAAACGAAGAATACTGTAAAACGCCTATGTTACCAGAAATTAGTAATGCAACAGATTTAAGTATTGAACCGATATCATTAGATACTAGTGTAACAGCAAGAAGTCCGTTGACAATAAATAGTGAGAATACATCCCAAACAAAAACATTAGAAAATATGTTTGACGATAAGGATGAAAATAACGAATCAGATGTTATTGTGCAAGTACCTGATAATGAAGTGACTATAAAAGTATACGATTCCTTAGAAACTAAACCTGTTGCGGATCTGTCGGACATCAGTGACGATCAG AAACAAGTGAAAGTGGTCAAAAAGCAAGTGAAAAAGGAAAGAAAAGTTGAAGAGTCAACAACTAATGCTGAAGAACAAAATGGAAATCAAAATAGTGATGCCGAGGCAGAGTTGACCGTTAAGTTGCCGGCAAAAAAATCAGGCACCAAAGTTGAAACAAGAGTTGAAGTTTCGAAAAAAAGTTTACCAGATGGCTCAATAGAAGAAATAACTAAAACAATTACCAAAACTACTACAGATGGCAAGACATCCATCAAAACTAAAACCGAAACTAGaattattcctaaagaagaacATTCTGAGGAAGAAGTTGAAGAAGAGGCGGAAGAAGAAGCGGAAGAAGAAGTAGAAGAAAGGAAACCTGCTGTTGTCAAAGAAAATGGTCACAAAGAAGTTACTGTTAACAAAACAGAAAGCACAGTAACTACAACAACGAAAAAAGTAGTAGAAGTGCAATCCAATGACCAGGAAGAGGAGGAAGAAGAGGAAGAGGAGGAAGTCGTTGAACCTGTTAAAGAGACTAAAGTGGTTGTGAAAACGGCTGAAAAAGTTCAACTAAAACAAGAAGCGGTCaaacaagaagaagaagatgaagaagaagaagacgtGACAGAAGAAGAAGTTGTTGTCGCAAAGACACCAGTTTCAGCTCCCGAAGTAAAATCCGAACCTAAGCAGGAAGAACAAGAAGAGGACGAGGAagaggaggaagaagaagaggcGGTTGTTGTAAAAAAACCTGAACCCACAGAAAGCAAACAAGTAGAAGTTACAAAGAAAACAGAAgaagaggaagaagaagaagcagAGGAAGAGGAAGAATATGAAGAAGCCGAGGAAGATGTAAAAGCAGATGCTAAGAAACCGGCACCAAAACCGGAGCCGGAACCAGAATCTAAGCCTAAAGAAGAAGATGAAGAATCTGAATATACAGAAGAAGAAATAGAATCAGAGCCAGAGGAGGCACCTAAACCAACTCCAGTTGAAAAACAAGAACCTAAACCTGAACCACAACCAGAGCCCAAAGAAGAAAAGCCAGAACCTAAAGAAGTAAAACCCGAGGAACCAGCTCAGGCCGCACCGCAACCAGAGCGAAAAGTGCCACTGAGGGAACCATCAATCCCGCTTGAAAAGGTGGAAGATGTCGAAATTAAACCAATAGGTGAGGCACAAACAGTGTCAAGAACTCACACTGAAAATACCGAAATTATCAAAAACACTACAGCACCTGCTGGTTCATTGAGTACtcaaacagaatataatagaGTTGAAAATATTGTCACCGTCAACCGCACAACTAAGACGTTAGACAAAGCTTATGAACAAATAACCCAATCCGGGCCTCCCACAATGAAAACTTACTTTGCGCCCAATCGTGACCGAGTTTCTATTTCTCCGTCGAAACCTTACCAACCCACCTACACTCCTGAACCACCGAAAACAGAGAGACGACACAGCTTGCTGTTAGAAAGGCTAAGCACAGAACGCCAGATGCCAGGCTCAGAAATATATCAAAACAACTACAACAGCCAGTATAGCAATCAATCGATCAATCAATCTTATGACCAACAAAACAGGTGGGCTCAAGAACCTCAATCGGAAGTTGTCAATGTCAGCAATGTTAAACCGAGTAAAATCTCCAATTCACAGTGGTACCAGCAGAACAGAAGTGAGAATGTTCTCTATAATAATGTGACGCCCACCTCTGCCCCTCCCGCCAGCCAGCTGTGGAGCCAGCAGCAACCTCAGCCTCAGCCTCAGCCCCAGCATCAGCCTCAGCCACAATACCAGCCCTCTTACACTCAAAGTACCCAAGACTACTCCAAAGTGTCAAACACTTACCAACAAAGCAGTTATCCGTCCTACACACCTCAGCCATCAAACTGGGGCAATAACAACCTTAGCTCCGTTGATACTGTCCCAACAATAAACGTTCAACCGAATCAATCATACTCATCGTACGATACTCAAAACTACCAGAAGTCTTCACAGCAGTATTCTTCTTCATACGTCCCTCCTCCATGGGAACAGGACCCCAATTACGTAGCTCCTGCTACGGCGAGCTTCTACCAGCCGAGAGCAGATGCGCCGCAACCACCGCCCGCAACAAGCACGTTTAGCCCCAACACACATCCGGGATGGACACCGGCTAAATCCAAATTCTCCAAGCCCCCTCCTAAAGCCTACGTGCCACCGGCGCCAAATCAGTCGTTTGTTAAAAACGTAAATGTCACAGAACCTCCTCCACAACCCGGCCGCAAAACGTATTATAGCGAATATGAAAGACGTTACATCACCGTTCCAGAATCTAACTACGTACCCGGCGAGAGTAAATACCAAGCTCAACCCGACCCGTCTCCACAGTATTATTACGATAACAACGATCAGCCGGCCGAGCCGGTGGAGCCGCAGTGGCGCAAGGAGCTCAGAGAATTTACAGAGAAGACTTCTCAGACTCAATACCAGACGCAGCAAACGTCCGTGAACCCGCCGTGGGAATCCGAGCCCAACTACGCCAAGCCCGCTACCCCGAGCGCGAAGTTTACGTCGACGCCATCCTGGAGCCAGACCCTTCGGCCGCAGTCGTGGCGCGAAAGGAGTTTCGAATCTGAATTGGTATCTGAATCTCAGGAATGGGCAAAGAGCAATACTTTGGGTAGAAACAGGCCAGTGAGTTCGTACGTGAAGAGCGCGGAGGCGCCGGCGCCGGAGAGGGCGCGCGGCGTGTCGGTGGACCGCTTCAACCCCAACAGCTACAGCGGGCCGATCCTGTCCGAGCACCAGCCCGTGCAGGGCCAGACCCTCACGCCGGCCAACGCTCCCCACTCCAAGGGTTACCACAACCCCAATGTGCCTGCTTACCACGCACGTGCCTCAGCTGAACCTAG AGAGCAGCACTACCACCACCCCCGCACCTACGGCCTGGACTCCCGCGCCAGCCCGCTACAGTCGCGCTCCTTCAAATACCTGCAGTGGATCACGGGCACCGAGGAATAG
- the LOC125233229 gene encoding titin-like isoform X1, producing the protein MNPPSALHGAMGQERKPFSYLPGGLDLSQIKSERMAQRLMRNAMNQGVPEVPVNQIQSPPTPSTPVAVPNFSCLPVQVLPAGFTLPANPKSLLRSRSNPSRESQKAPQAPQFMNPQPVPQVQNNINKTAPQLSQTNTFNNRPVSMFDYGYSPNNSTARTSYGSDGYTAPALPEICFEAEYFTTTPNLPHKTEENNNFSQPLQSQLTMKLNDPIKETKIQPKENLLDSNANVTCEYLGDKNVPSNKNEEYCKTPMLPEISNATDLSIEPISLDTSVTARSPLTINSENTSQTKTLENMFDDKDENNESDVIVQVPDNEVTIKVYDSLETKPVADLSDISDDQVDKQVKVVKKQVKKERKVEESTTNAEEQNGNQNSDAEAELTVKLPAKKSGTKVETRVEVSKKSLPDGSIEEITKTITKTTTDGKTSIKTKTETRIIPKEEHSEEEVEEEAEEEAEEEVEERKPAVVKENGHKEVTVNKTESTVTTTTKKVVEVQSNDQEEEEEEEEEEVVEPVKETKVVVKTAEKVQLKQEAVKQEEEDEEEEDVTEEEVVVAKTPVSAPEVKSEPKQEEQEEDEEEEEEEEAVVVKKPEPTESKQVEVTKKTEEEEEEEAEEEEEYEEAEEDVKADAKKPAPKPEPEPESKPKEEDEESEYTEEEIESEPEEAPKPTPVEKQEPKPEPQPEPKEEKPEPKEVKPEEPAQAAPQPERKVPLREPSIPLEKVEDVEIKPIGEAQTVSRTHTENTEIIKNTTAPAGSLSTQTEYNRVENIVTVNRTTKTLDKAYEQITQSGPPTMKTYFAPNRDRVSISPSKPYQPTYTPEPPKTERRHSLLLERLSTERQMPGSEIYQNNYNSQYSNQSINQSYDQQNRWAQEPQSEVVNVSNVKPSKISNSQWYQQNRSENVLYNNVTPTSAPPASQLWSQQQPQPQPQPQHQPQPQYQPSYTQSTQDYSKVSNTYQQSSYPSYTPQPSNWGNNNLSSVDTVPTINVQPNQSYSSYDTQNYQKSSQQYSSSYVPPPWEQDPNYVAPATASFYQPRADAPQPPPATSTFSPNTHPGWTPAKSKFSKPPPKAYVPPAPNQSFVKNVNVTEPPPQPGRKTYYSEYERRYITVPESNYVPGESKYQAQPDPSPQYYYDNNDQPAEPVEPQWRKELREFTEKTSQTQYQTQQTSVNPPWESEPNYAKPATPSAKFTSTPSWSQTLRPQSWRERSFESELVSESQEWAKSNTLGRNRPVSSYVKSAEAPAPERARGVSVDRFNPNSYSGPILSEHQPVQGQTLTPANAPHSKGYHNPNVPAYHARASAEPREQHYHHPRTYGLDSRASPLQSRSFKYLQWITGTEE; encoded by the exons ATGAATCCGCCGTCGGCGTTGCACGGCGCGATGGGCCAGGAGAGAAAGCCTTTCTCTTACCTGCCGGGAGGCCTGGACCTCTCGCAGATCAAATCCGAGCGTATGGCGCAGAGGTTGATGAGGAACGCCATGAACCAGGGTGTTCCCGAAGTGCCGGTCAATCAGATACAGTCGCCGCCGACTCCGTCCACTCCAGTGGCTGTACCGAACTTCAGTTGCTTGCCGGTTCAAGTGTTGCCAGCCGGCTTTACGTTGCCGGCCAACCCTAAATCTCTACTGAGGTCGAGAAGTAACCCCAGCCGCGAATCTCAAAAAGCGCCACAGGCGCCGCAGTTCATGAACCCACAACCCGTACCGCAAGTTCAGAACAACATAAACAAAACTGCGCCGCAGCTTTCCCAAACAAACACATTCAACAACAGACCTGTATCGATGTTTGACTATGGTTATTCGCCAAATAATAGCACAGCGAGAACGAGCTACGGCAGTGATGGGTATACGGCGCCAGCATTGCCAGAAATCTGTTTTGAGGCGGAATATTTTACTACAACACCTAATTTGCCTCATAAAACTGAGGAAAATAACAACTTTTCGCAACCCTTACAGTCTCAACTAACTATGAAATTAAATGACCCGATAAAGGAAACGAAAATTCAACCCAAAGAAAACTTACTGGATTCAAATGCTAATGTTACATGTGAATATCTCGGAGATAAAAACGTACCTTCAAATAAAAACGAAGAATACTGTAAAACGCCTATGTTACCAGAAATTAGTAATGCAACAGATTTAAGTATTGAACCGATATCATTAGATACTAGTGTAACAGCAAGAAGTCCGTTGACAATAAATAGTGAGAATACATCCCAAACAAAAACATTAGAAAATATGTTTGACGATAAGGATGAAAATAACGAATCAGATGTTATTGTGCAAGTACCTGATAATGAAGTGACTATAAAAGTATACGATTCCTTAGAAACTAAACCTGTTGCGGATCTGTCGGACATCAGTGACGATCAGGTTGAT AAACAAGTGAAAGTGGTCAAAAAGCAAGTGAAAAAGGAAAGAAAAGTTGAAGAGTCAACAACTAATGCTGAAGAACAAAATGGAAATCAAAATAGTGATGCCGAGGCAGAGTTGACCGTTAAGTTGCCGGCAAAAAAATCAGGCACCAAAGTTGAAACAAGAGTTGAAGTTTCGAAAAAAAGTTTACCAGATGGCTCAATAGAAGAAATAACTAAAACAATTACCAAAACTACTACAGATGGCAAGACATCCATCAAAACTAAAACCGAAACTAGaattattcctaaagaagaacATTCTGAGGAAGAAGTTGAAGAAGAGGCGGAAGAAGAAGCGGAAGAAGAAGTAGAAGAAAGGAAACCTGCTGTTGTCAAAGAAAATGGTCACAAAGAAGTTACTGTTAACAAAACAGAAAGCACAGTAACTACAACAACGAAAAAAGTAGTAGAAGTGCAATCCAATGACCAGGAAGAGGAGGAAGAAGAGGAAGAGGAGGAAGTCGTTGAACCTGTTAAAGAGACTAAAGTGGTTGTGAAAACGGCTGAAAAAGTTCAACTAAAACAAGAAGCGGTCaaacaagaagaagaagatgaagaagaagaagacgtGACAGAAGAAGAAGTTGTTGTCGCAAAGACACCAGTTTCAGCTCCCGAAGTAAAATCCGAACCTAAGCAGGAAGAACAAGAAGAGGACGAGGAagaggaggaagaagaagaggcGGTTGTTGTAAAAAAACCTGAACCCACAGAAAGCAAACAAGTAGAAGTTACAAAGAAAACAGAAgaagaggaagaagaagaagcagAGGAAGAGGAAGAATATGAAGAAGCCGAGGAAGATGTAAAAGCAGATGCTAAGAAACCGGCACCAAAACCGGAGCCGGAACCAGAATCTAAGCCTAAAGAAGAAGATGAAGAATCTGAATATACAGAAGAAGAAATAGAATCAGAGCCAGAGGAGGCACCTAAACCAACTCCAGTTGAAAAACAAGAACCTAAACCTGAACCACAACCAGAGCCCAAAGAAGAAAAGCCAGAACCTAAAGAAGTAAAACCCGAGGAACCAGCTCAGGCCGCACCGCAACCAGAGCGAAAAGTGCCACTGAGGGAACCATCAATCCCGCTTGAAAAGGTGGAAGATGTCGAAATTAAACCAATAGGTGAGGCACAAACAGTGTCAAGAACTCACACTGAAAATACCGAAATTATCAAAAACACTACAGCACCTGCTGGTTCATTGAGTACtcaaacagaatataatagaGTTGAAAATATTGTCACCGTCAACCGCACAACTAAGACGTTAGACAAAGCTTATGAACAAATAACCCAATCCGGGCCTCCCACAATGAAAACTTACTTTGCGCCCAATCGTGACCGAGTTTCTATTTCTCCGTCGAAACCTTACCAACCCACCTACACTCCTGAACCACCGAAAACAGAGAGACGACACAGCTTGCTGTTAGAAAGGCTAAGCACAGAACGCCAGATGCCAGGCTCAGAAATATATCAAAACAACTACAACAGCCAGTATAGCAATCAATCGATCAATCAATCTTATGACCAACAAAACAGGTGGGCTCAAGAACCTCAATCGGAAGTTGTCAATGTCAGCAATGTTAAACCGAGTAAAATCTCCAATTCACAGTGGTACCAGCAGAACAGAAGTGAGAATGTTCTCTATAATAATGTGACGCCCACCTCTGCCCCTCCCGCCAGCCAGCTGTGGAGCCAGCAGCAACCTCAGCCTCAGCCTCAGCCCCAGCATCAGCCTCAGCCACAATACCAGCCCTCTTACACTCAAAGTACCCAAGACTACTCCAAAGTGTCAAACACTTACCAACAAAGCAGTTATCCGTCCTACACACCTCAGCCATCAAACTGGGGCAATAACAACCTTAGCTCCGTTGATACTGTCCCAACAATAAACGTTCAACCGAATCAATCATACTCATCGTACGATACTCAAAACTACCAGAAGTCTTCACAGCAGTATTCTTCTTCATACGTCCCTCCTCCATGGGAACAGGACCCCAATTACGTAGCTCCTGCTACGGCGAGCTTCTACCAGCCGAGAGCAGATGCGCCGCAACCACCGCCCGCAACAAGCACGTTTAGCCCCAACACACATCCGGGATGGACACCGGCTAAATCCAAATTCTCCAAGCCCCCTCCTAAAGCCTACGTGCCACCGGCGCCAAATCAGTCGTTTGTTAAAAACGTAAATGTCACAGAACCTCCTCCACAACCCGGCCGCAAAACGTATTATAGCGAATATGAAAGACGTTACATCACCGTTCCAGAATCTAACTACGTACCCGGCGAGAGTAAATACCAAGCTCAACCCGACCCGTCTCCACAGTATTATTACGATAACAACGATCAGCCGGCCGAGCCGGTGGAGCCGCAGTGGCGCAAGGAGCTCAGAGAATTTACAGAGAAGACTTCTCAGACTCAATACCAGACGCAGCAAACGTCCGTGAACCCGCCGTGGGAATCCGAGCCCAACTACGCCAAGCCCGCTACCCCGAGCGCGAAGTTTACGTCGACGCCATCCTGGAGCCAGACCCTTCGGCCGCAGTCGTGGCGCGAAAGGAGTTTCGAATCTGAATTGGTATCTGAATCTCAGGAATGGGCAAAGAGCAATACTTTGGGTAGAAACAGGCCAGTGAGTTCGTACGTGAAGAGCGCGGAGGCGCCGGCGCCGGAGAGGGCGCGCGGCGTGTCGGTGGACCGCTTCAACCCCAACAGCTACAGCGGGCCGATCCTGTCCGAGCACCAGCCCGTGCAGGGCCAGACCCTCACGCCGGCCAACGCTCCCCACTCCAAGGGTTACCACAACCCCAATGTGCCTGCTTACCACGCACGTGCCTCAGCTGAACCTAG AGAGCAGCACTACCACCACCCCCGCACCTACGGCCTGGACTCCCGCGCCAGCCCGCTACAGTCGCGCTCCTTCAAATACCTGCAGTGGATCACGGGCACCGAGGAATAG